The following is a genomic window from Amycolatopsis sp. BJA-103.
CCAGATCGCTCTGGACCCGGTGAGCACCCGGTCCAGAGCGGCCTGCGCGTCGTCCGGTCCGGCGTTCGTGACGGCCGTCGCTCCCATTTCCCTCCTCGGCCGGCGCGGGACCACGGCGCGGCCGGGCGACGGTCGCTCCGAGCATGGCGCACGGAGGACCGCTCGGTCGGGAGGTCAGGCGGCCGGGGCACCTTCGGCCAGCATAGTTGCCCCGGCGGACCACGGTCGACCGCTTCCACCAGAGTCAGCCTTCCCGAAGAAAGCGCTCTCTCCCCTCCGCGTCTAGTCCTCTAGTTGTGGTCCTTAGCGTGCGCAACTACCGCGACTAGAGGACTAAACGCGGGTGTGGGGATCGGGGCGTGTTGCGAAAGCCACGTTCGCAACCTTCAGCGTTGCGAACGTGGCGTCCGCAGCGCCTGGCCCGTGGCTTTCGCGACACCCGGGCTGGCTGGCGCGGCCCTCGCAACGACTCGACCCACCACGCCGCTGTCGCCCTGGCTCTCCTCTGCGGTACATGAAGGCCCCCTTCCTTGCGCCTAGGTACAGGAAGGGGGCCTTCATGTACTCGGGCAAGGAGGCCTTCACGGACCTGCGACCAACTCCAGCCACAACCAGCAGGTACCTAAGACCCCTGCGGCTCTAACCCGGAACGCTACTCACGACCACCCCACAGGAAACCACCAGGCCCACGCCCGTGCACGACACTTTGTGTGCCGCGTTTCGTCCTCTGGTTGCGGTCTTTAGCGTGCGCAACTACCGCGACTAGAGGACTAAATGCGGGTGCTCGGGGCGTCGGGGACGGGGTCGGGTTGCGGTTGGGGTACGTCGGTCTCGATCACCTTCGGGACGCCGCGCAGGCTCCGGAGCGCCACCACCGCGAGGACCACCATCACCGCCGCGCTGCCCAGCATGCTGGTGCGGATGCCGCCGACGAACGACTCCTCCGCGGCCGTGCGGACCGCCGTCGCCACCGGTTCCGGCAGGCCGGTCGCGACCGCCGCCGTGGCACTGAACGACTCCCGCACCTGGGCGGCCAGCTCGGGCGGTACGCCGGCGGGCAGGGCCAGCTCGGCGTGGTAGACGGCGGACAGCACGCTGCCGACCACCGCGATGCCGAGTGAGCCGCCGAGTTCGTAGGCGGTGGCGGAGATCGCCGACGCTGCACCGGCGCGATCGCGGGGGACCGTGCCGAGGATGGTGTCGCCGGTGACGGTCAGCGTGAGCCCCGCGCCCGCGCCGAACGCCACCTGCGCGGCCAGCACCAGTACGTACGTCGAGTCCGTGTTCACCGCGCCGAACAGCCCGAAGCCGATCGACGCCAGCGCCAGCCCGCCCGACACCGTCGGCGCCCGGCCGAACCGGCGCACCGCCTTGGCCGCCAGGACACCGCCCGCGACGAGCGCCGCGATCGCGCCCGGGACGAACGCCAGCCCGGAGCGCAGCGGACTCCAGCCCAGGACGAGCTGGAAGTACTGGCTGGAGATCAGGGCGAAGGCCGACATCGTGAACACCGACACCAGGTTCGAGCCGACGGAGGCCGAGAACCCGCGGCGCCGGAACAGGTCCAGGTCGATCAGCGGTTGTTCGAGCCGTCGCTGGCGGCGGGCGAACCACCACAGCGACGCGCCCCCGACCGCGAACGCGCCGAGCACTTCCGGGTACCACAGGCCGACGTAGAACGCGCCCTTCAGCGCGTACACCACGGCCACCAGCCCGACGATGGACAGCAGCACGCTGGGCAGATCGAGCCGCAACCGGCCGCTGGAGCGGGATTCCGGCACGACGCGGGCGGCGCCGAGGATCAGCAGCGCCACCGGGATGTTGACCATGAACACCGAACCCCACCAGAAGTGTTCCAGCAGGACCCCGCCGACGATCGGGCCGATCGCGAAGCCCGCCGCCGATACCCCGGCGGTGACGCCCACCGCGGCGGTCCGCGCCCGCTGGGTGGTGAAAACCGCGCGCAGCAACGAAGTCGTCGAGGGCAGCACGGCCGCGCCCGCGACTCCCAGCAGCGCCCGGGCCGTGATGAGCATTTCGGCGCTCGGGGCGTAGGCGGCCACCAGCGAGCCCAGCGCGAACGCGGCCACCCCGACCACGAGCACCCGCCGCCTGCCGAACCGGTCGCCCAGATTGCCCATGGTCACCAGCAGACCGCCCATGGCGAAGCCGTAGACGTCCGCGATCCACAGCAGTTCCTCGGCCGACGCGCCGAGCTGGGTGGTGAGCGCCGGCACGGCCAGGTGCAGCACGGTCATGTCGATCGCGACCATCAGCTGCGCCAGGCAGGACACCATGATCGTCGCGATGTCGCGGGCCTTGGTGCTCATGCGGCCACCGCCTCGGGAAGGCGGGGCCGGGGTTTCGGTTTCAGCGTGCTCCGGAGGTCGGCCCGCAGGAGGGTGAACGCCGACGTCAGCCCGGGCAGCCGGTGCAGCAGGTGGTCCGGGCCGGCGACGAGGACCCGGCCGACGCCGAGCCGGGTGAACCGGTGGACCAGCCCGGGCAGCCGTACCGCGTTGACCGTCGACTCCAGCAGGAGCGACGCCGCCTCGTCACCGGTCCGGACCGGCTCTCCGTCCTGATCGGACACGATCGGGAGGTCAGGGGCGGAAAAGTCGAACTCGCCGAAGACCTCCTCCGCGAGCCTGTCGCGCAGCCCGCCGAGCATCCGCGCATGGGCGGCGGGACGCATCGTCGTGAGCGCGTACCCGCCCGCGGCCCGCACCCGGCGGACGAATTCGTCCAAGGCGGACTCGCGCAGGGTCACCAGGTGGACTTCCTCGTCGAACCGGCCGGAGAGTTCGTGGCCGATCCCGTCGAGGATCCCGCCGAGCGCCGTTTCCGGCGTCCGTACGACGAACTGGCTGACGAGATCCTGGTTCGCCGTCTCGAAATACTCCCGTTCCCGGCGCGCGACGGCGTCGACGAGCCGGACGAGATCCCCGAGCGGAAGGGCGCCCGCGCGGACCACGGCGGCGCGTTCGCCGAAGCTGGCGCCGCCGACCGCGACCGGTGCCAGCCCGTGCTCCCGCTCCGCCCGTTCGGCGAGTGCCAGCGACGCGAGCACGAACGCGATCTGGGTGTGCTCGTTGTACTCTTCGCCCGTTCTGGCCAGCGGATCCAGCAAGGAGCGGCCGAGCGCGTGCTCCGCCGCGCCGAGCAGGCGCCGGGCCAGAGGGTCGATGACGAGGAACCTGCCCAGTTCCGAAGCACGGGCTGGGCCCATGCCGGGGAAGAGGACGGCATCCGTGGAAATGTCCACTGTGCACACCCAGTTTCGTGATCGGATCAGAGTTGTTCGGCCGCGGCGAACTGCTCGAGCCGCTTCCGGTCCGGTTTCCCGTTGCGGTTCAACGGGAACTGATCGGTGACGAGGACACGGTTCGGCTGCTCGGCCGGGGGCAGCACGCCGCAGATCCGGTCGCGCCAATAGCGCGAGTCCCGCTGTGCGTCGTCCTCGACGACGAAGACCAGGCTCGACCCGCGCCGCTGGTCGGGCAGCGCGACGATCTTCGCCGAACAGCCGTCTTCGGCCAGCCGGTGCTCGATCACCTCGGGGTGCAGGGTGTGCCCGTTGCGGTGCACGGCCCGTTTGCGCCCGACGACGAACAGGTTCCCGTCCGCGTCGAGCCGGCCGAGGTCGCCGGTCGCGTACCAGCCGCGGTCGACGGGGAGCACCTGCCCGGTGCCGTCGAGGTAGCCCTCCATGAGATCCGGGTCGAGGACGAACAGCTCGCCGATTTCGCCGCTGGGCAGCACGGTGCCGTCGTCGGCGCGCACCTCCAGGGTCAGTCCTTCGACGATTTGCCCGCAGCCACGGGGATTTCCGATGTTGGCGAAGGCGACGTTGCCCATTTCGGTGCTGCCGTAGCTGTCGAGCAGCGGCATGCCGAAGAGCTCGTCGGACTGCTCCAC
Proteins encoded in this region:
- a CDS encoding MFS transporter, giving the protein MSTKARDIATIMVSCLAQLMVAIDMTVLHLAVPALTTQLGASAEELLWIADVYGFAMGGLLVTMGNLGDRFGRRRVLVVGVAAFALGSLVAAYAPSAEMLITARALLGVAGAAVLPSTTSLLRAVFTTQRARTAAVGVTAGVSAAGFAIGPIVGGVLLEHFWWGSVFMVNIPVALLILGAARVVPESRSSGRLRLDLPSVLLSIVGLVAVVYALKGAFYVGLWYPEVLGAFAVGGASLWWFARRQRRLEQPLIDLDLFRRRGFSASVGSNLVSVFTMSAFALISSQYFQLVLGWSPLRSGLAFVPGAIAALVAGGVLAAKAVRRFGRAPTVSGGLALASIGFGLFGAVNTDSTYVLVLAAQVAFGAGAGLTLTVTGDTILGTVPRDRAGAASAISATAYELGGSLGIAVVGSVLSAVYHAELALPAGVPPELAAQVRESFSATAAVATGLPEPVATAVRTAAEESFVGGIRTSMLGSAAVMVVLAVVALRSLRGVPKVIETDVPQPQPDPVPDAPSTRI
- a CDS encoding ACP S-malonyltransferase encodes the protein MDISTDAVLFPGMGPARASELGRFLVIDPLARRLLGAAEHALGRSLLDPLARTGEEYNEHTQIAFVLASLALAERAEREHGLAPVAVGGASFGERAAVVRAGALPLGDLVRLVDAVARREREYFETANQDLVSQFVVRTPETALGGILDGIGHELSGRFDEEVHLVTLRESALDEFVRRVRAAGGYALTTMRPAAHARMLGGLRDRLAEEVFGEFDFSAPDLPIVSDQDGEPVRTGDEAASLLLESTVNAVRLPGLVHRFTRLGVGRVLVAGPDHLLHRLPGLTSAFTLLRADLRSTLKPKPRPRLPEAVAA